From the genome of Ooceraea biroi isolate clonal line C1 chromosome 10, Obir_v5.4, whole genome shotgun sequence:
GGAGATTTTCATGGAATAACCCGAAGGTTTTCAAAAACGAGGACAAGAATCCAAAGTCTTAAGGTTAAGAAAGAGTCTATGTGGACTTAAGCAATCGGCGCGAGCTTGGAACAAAAAGGCCACGGAAGTTCTTAATCGGATGGGTTTCAAACAGAAAAATGCAGATCAATGTTTATATacaaggaaagagaagaatggAAATGtgacttatattttattatatatagatgatCTACTGGTAGCCGGTACGTCCGCAGAAGTGACACAAGGAGTAAGCAAAGAATTGCAGAGATTCTTTGGTATCAGAGATTTAGgagatatcaattattatcttGGAATTCAAATAAAGCGCGAAGCCGATGGATCATTTCTTCTTAGCCAGAAAGGGAAAATTGCCAAGTTATTGGAAGAATATGGACTAGTGGAACCGAAACCTATGACTACACCTATGGAGGCAGGTTTCCTAAATTCAAGAATGAGTGACAGCacaagattaaaaaataattgtcaatATAGGAAAGCTATTGGATCACTACTGTACATTGTCACTGTGTCGAGACCGGATATCGCTTTGGCAGTAGGAATTTTGAGTCGCTGTGTTGAAAAACCGACAGAAGGAGACTGGAAAGCTATTAAACGAATAATGCGTTACCTAGCGTCAACAATTAACAAGGAATTGCGGTTGTCTTCTtcagaagaaattaaattagaatgTTTTGTGGATGCAGACTGGGCTGATGACAAAACTGATAGAAAGTCGACTAATGGGTATGTCTTCCGTTTGGGAGATAATATTATCGCCTGGTCAAGTCGTAAACAAACAGCAGTAGCGATGTAATCAACAGAGGCAGAATACATCGCAGCGTCACTTGCATGTAAAGAATTGCTATGGCTCTGACAACTATTAGAAGATATGGATGTTCCAGAAAAAAACCCAACCGTTGTTTATGAAGACAATCAAGGATGCACACATCTAATTGAATCGGAACGGTGTGAAGCACGAACCAAGCACATCGACATACGCTACCATCAAATTCGAGATTTACGGGCAAAGAAgataatagatattaaatactGCCCGTCTCAAATGATGTTAGCCGATCTCCTGACAAAACCATTGGCTAAGGAATCTTTCATTAGACTAGTAGAAagtattgaaattaaatgatttgAACCGTCTAAAGCGAGAAAGGGTGTTGGAAGAACGTTTTAGTCGTTTCAAAtcatgttatatgtatatgcgttTAATGATTGAAATTAGCGATGTGAACTTTGTACTGTTTGGTTGAATATATTCATTCATGTGTTCTTGTTGAATCAATAAAGATGAAGCCTTCCCTTCCTTTAATTGATATCCTCTAAGATATTTTCATTACAATATCATTCCAATACAATTTGTATAAGAAGTACAAAAGGTGTACTTTATTATGCAACAAGtcccatttttatagtttgtGTCTTGACTCTgcaaaaaattcatgaaaaatgcCTTTTTTGGGGGGCTCCAAACGTATATGCCCCCTTAATATATTTGTTCCTTCAACAGTACTAATTAGGCGAATATCACTCACCTTATCGGCCTGTAAAAAGGCTCCTGGTTTGGCAACCTTTATCCTTATGGGTGACTCAAGCTCCTTTCCATTTTTTGAACAGACATTGCTGCTCATCAAATGTTCTGTGGCACCAGAATTCAGATACCACTTGACATAATGATCGGAATTGTTTTTCCCCGTCGACAAAAAGCAAAACTCTTGAGACTTggatttttcttctattttttcgGCTACATGTCCAGTTGACGTATTAGTCTTCTTTGATTGGTCATAGAGCCGCTTTCGGCATTCAGCGTATTTGTGTCCGTGTTTTCCGCAATAGTTGCAGTTGTAGGGAAAATCTGAAGAATTCTTCTGCTTATGTTAGATTTGTCCTTGTATTCTTTCCTCTGCTTCCTTCCTGACTGCGATGCAAACGCCGATGATGTAGCTGTATCCTCTTCGTTGGTTTTCGTGTCATTTCTCTTACTCTCAATATCCAAGAGCCTGTTTTTAACAAAACCTAGCGTAAAATTATCCAGAGCTAAAGTTTCAATCGCTGTAACTACGTTATCGTATTCAGATGacattgttacgtccagagctccgtgagctcgaggaagggcgcaaccagacACCTCTCGAGGTTCTTTGGCACACAGCCGCAGAATCTCGTGTTCGAGCTGATCGATACGCTTCGATTTATGGGTCAATAACCAAAGTCGCTCTACCCTAATAGTCGAAACGGTCAACTCGACGGTCCTTTTtaggtaagggaaatgaatccctattaccaAGGATAGGATCTGTACGAACTGTCGAGGAAGAGAGTGAAGCGAGGgtagttaaataaatataattttgttttacctTCTAccaattaacatttttatattttgtcagatagttacattaataattcttaGGGAGCAGGCACatggagcgtaacttgcgtaagcgtaaccTGAAGTTACTAGACACTTCCGCCTAGTTATTTTACGCTGTTACGTCGTTTTGTCATTACGTCGATTTCAATTTCTGGCGGAAGATACGCCGATGGATGTGTATTAGTGCGTGTTCGTGCGTGTTATTATGTGTTACAAAAAggatattgtatattgtacacaaaaagtttaaacaaaAACATGAATAAGGATCAAATCAGGgtaagttaataattatcgttatatagaatttattatatcagctATAGcgttctattatatttaatccaCTTGCTTACGATTTTGtcaatacaaaattttaaggTTATAGCTGTATATTAATAGTTCTGTCGTATTGTTTTTGCATGTAGAATCtttgctttctctttctgaactctttttctcaaattaatttatatattctcaTTTTAAGTGCATGAATTTTTGGGAAACAAGCAATACAAACAGATCTAACATCAAGATATTACACACTGTTATAAAATGaccagttttattttataatattttattgtataattttattgtattacatttatctaataaattatcatttattgtGCAAGGTTTTGGTAATGTAGGCCTGCACTCGATGCGTTACTTACACCGGGCGGGTGCTGCTTGCATAGGCGTGATTGAGCACGACGGCTCCATTTACATTCAGAGGGCATCGACCCAAAGGTAAATGAAGAAATGTATTTATCTCAGCATTTATGCTTTAATAATTTGTGAGGCTAAATTTTCGATTATACgagacaagaaaattttctgaGTTTGCTTCTCGTGTTATTTTTTGCAGGAATTGGAAGAGTATCGCATAGAGAACGGCACCATCGTTGGTTTTCCAGGCGCCAAACCGTACGAAGGCGAGAATCTCATGTACGAGCCGTGCGATATATTTATACCGGCCGCTATAGAGCAAGTAATTCACAAAGACAACGCAGGACGTATCCAGGTACGGATTATTTCTGCGAaagatttcaat
Proteins encoded in this window:
- the LOC113562800 gene encoding uncharacterized protein LOC113562800 → MGFKQKNADQCLYTRKEKNGNVTYILLYIDDLLVAGTSAEVTQGVSKELQRFFGIRDLGDINYYLGIQIKREADGSFLLSQKGKIAKLLEEYGLVEPKPMTTPMEAGFLNSRMSDSTRLKNNCQYRKAIGSLLYIVTVSRPDIALAVGILSRCVEKPTEGDWKAIKRIMRYLASTINKELRLSSSEEIKLECFVDADWADDKTDRKSTNGYVFRLGDNIIAWSSRKQTAVAM